Part of the Mus caroli chromosome 1, CAROLI_EIJ_v1.1, whole genome shotgun sequence genome, CCTTGGGCAACATGGCTCTCGGTGCTCCCCGGAAGGTACCAAACCGGCCTTGGTCTAAGGTCTCTGAACTGAGGGCTGTGTGGGCACATGCCTCAGGGAAGCTTGGGGCACTGCTGAGTGACCTGGATTCCTCTAGGTGAAGCAGTATCGAAAACTCCTGTTGGAGAAGTGCCTAGGCTCCCTGCAGGGGCAGGTGAGCAGCAGTGCCATGGCGGAAGGCATGGAGGCCCTCACCAAGGTCCTGGCTGAGCTCCGAGAGGGCGATATAGGATCTTCTTTTGAAGCCATCTCTAAGCAGTGCAGGGCTTTCTTCGACAACGTGAGTCCAGACaagagcctccccaccccccataacTGTGagtcctccaccccaccccaccccgcccaccCCATACCTGTGTGCTCTGTTGCTTTAAGAAAATACCTGAGATCAGATGACTTATGAAGCATAGCGATCTAAGTAGCTTACGGTTCTGGGGTCTGTTTTATCTGAGAGGACCTTCTGCTGTGTTGTATAAGCTAGCCTTGGATCCTTATTTGAAAGTCACAAAGGTCACTGTGAGAATGACCTCAGCACCACATCTAATGCTAATGAACTCCAAGAGTCCCACCCCCAAAATGCCATGTATATACGATTTGGCGAACTAAATTCCCAACACATAAAATCTAGGTTGGGGCACATTGAAGCCATAGCACTCCATTTGCTCAAAGCCCGAAGAAATGATGTGTCCCAGGGCAGAACGAGCTGGTCCTATATGGAGTGGTAATAATGTTCCTTGACTGATCTTGGGACCTTGCAACAACCACACCTTATGCTAAGAGCTGGAGAATCAGCACCTCACAATCTGCGTACTCAAGTGAATTCCATCCTGTGACAGGGGAGGCGTTCCAGTGATTCATTGGGGCTCACCGCATTCTTTTGGCAGCACCTCTGGAGACTGGTGCCGGGCAGGCAATGGAGTGTGTTCAAATTCCACATAAACCCTTATGCCTGCCTTTGGGGTCGACCCCCTCCCCCCGAGCTAGAGTCATGATgcccagtctcttgagtgttacaCGAGTCTCTAGGAAGGAGGGGCTGCCCTGATGGAAGGATCCAGAAAGCTCGGTGGAAACCTAGGAATTGGGATTGTCCATGGGGAATGGCTGGGGTTTTGCTGGGCTTCCTGATGGCAGCCCACTTGTGCCTCTtgatgtcaggaaagcaagctgCTACGGTTGAAGGCCTTCGTTCTCTTTGGGAAGCTTGCAAAGGTGGTTGGGATTTCCAAGAAGCATTTCTTCAAAGGGGAGGTGAAGAGAGGCTGGATCTCCCTCCTGCTGCACTGCCAGGACCCCTGCCCCAGCGTAGCCCAGGTAACACGCCACCCGCCCCCCCCCTCCCATGTCCTATGATCTGGGACCACAGTGCCAAAAGGAAAAGGGGAACCTTGCATCTGCTGGCTCAGTGAGCTACTAGCTCTTCTACTCTCCACCCTCCCCATTCCTTCTGCAGACTGGGACAGGGACCATCCCAGGGACTCCTAAAGAGGGCTTATAAAAGGCTTCTCTGTGAAGACACATGCTATGGCTCCCCTTTGCTCTAGTTGCTGTCTACAGCTAGTGTCTGCTTATCTCCTTTTCCTTCTAGTACTTTACAGGCCACTTTGAGGTACTTGGACTAGGTTCCATTTAAAATTGGCCTTAAGCCCCTTCTCACGGCTTCCTGTGGCTAGCTGCTAGGGCTGTTGAGAGGGCTCGCCTTGGTCTGTCACATCTCTGTAAGGTCCCAGATCCCAAGAGTGGGAGGAATAGGGTGGACGAAGGTAGAGTAGGAAGCCTGTCCATCCCAACTGATGCTGTTTTATGGCATCTCCAGTTGCCATAAAAGCAAAGGTGTTGGCTGTAGGGACATGTGAGGGGCACCTGCTCCCCCAGGGGCTCACTACGGATGCATGAGCGAGCTCCCAGGCACCGTCAGCCTGACTCTTCTTTGCTGTGGAGCCCTTTCTGGggctgctctctctcccctcaggGGAGATTCCACCCAGTGCTCTGCTTGTTGACATCTCTCCTGCTGTCTTTTGCGTCCCTGCAGGCATGTGTGGCCACCATGTTTCAGTGTTTGCATTTCTGGGGCTGGAAGTCCCTGGAGAGTTCTTTTGGTCACAGTAACAACAGCATCAATGAACAGATGACAGTTTTTCAGACAAATATGTGCTCCGTCCTGGTGAGCTGGCCAAGTGGGGGGGGGCAAGGTTGGTTTATGACCCTATTTCTACCTTTTACCATGAAAATATCTAACAGGACAATGCAGGGGCACCTATGTTAACTTCTCTAACTCCACTATCAGAGAGTAAAGAGACAAAAGTTAATTTTGACTAAAGAATTTATTTAGCCCCAACTAACCAGATTATGGCCATTTCAAGATATGATCGAGGGGAAAAATTGTTATGTGGTATTTTTGCATTGTTGgttcgttggttggttggttacaATCTTCAAAGTCCAGGAAGGTCCCTGACAGGAAGGAATGCTCTTTGGGAGCAGCCTGTCCCCATCTCATTCCCCACAGCCATATGATTCCTCCACAGCCAGGTggcacttgtttttttttgtttttttttgttttttgttttttttttttgcaggccCAGAAAAAGCCTGCTGTTCTCTGTGGCTTCCTGTTGGAAACAACAGTCTTCATGAAAAACAATCTGTCAAGGATCAGAATTGCCGCCTGCAACTTGGCAGGTGAGACACGTGTCCAGGTTCAGGGGGGATCTTGAAGCCACGTAGTTAATCCTGGGTTTGGATGAGGAGTCAAAGcagctgaggtgggaggagggcGAGCCCTGATATAGCTTGTAACACCAGGTCTGCCAGTCTCGTTTCATGCTCGCCTGATCTTGCACACTGCCAACTTCAGCCAGATGAGACACTTGACTGATGTCTTCGTAGGTCAATGTGTGCCTGCCTCTCTTGCAGGGAGGCAGCCAGCCCTGTGGGCCTGGCAACCCCTCAGTGGAGTTAAGGCATGACTGACTGTACATCTATCATTTCAGGAATTATCATGAAGCAGCTGTCTGCCCATTATCTGAAGAAGATGGACCTTGTGGGACTTCGAAACTGTTAAGTATCGCGGACTCAGTGGTAGAAATGGATGGCTCACTAGGGGCTTGGTGACCCTTGGCTGTGGGCTAATGGGGGGAGGAGTAGCTGGACCTAGAGAGAACATTTGAATGTAGGGAGAGGTTTCCAGGAAGAGCATTTGGTGGGCACCATTCTCAGATGTTTCTGCTGTCTCTGTCGGTGGTGTCAGGCTGCCTGACAGGTCTGTGGAGGGTGTGGAAAAATGAGTCGGCCTGCCTCAGTCTGCAGTGGGCTGAGTGCATGCGGTCCTGGCTGAAAGACCTGTGCTTTTTGTCCCCTCTCAGCTCTCCAGGACCTGCAGCTAGACTCAGACGCTGGGGTCAGAAGGGCAGCCTTGGAGACCCTCAAAGTCCTGGACAGCTGCAATCAGCACTGGCTCTTGGCGTCACCCAGAGGACTGCCCTAAGTGGCCCTGATGCGAGTGAACTGCTTCATCAGTGTCACACCTGCCACAGCAAGGCAAATCACTTTTCATTTGTAGAAAAACTGTTGTAAAAGAATGAGTATCCAACCCTCCTGAAATATATCTCCACTGCTCTCCCCAGTGCAGGCTCCTGGCTGTGTGGACATCACATCCCAGAGCCAACCACGGGGCAAAGGGCAGCTTCAGCCCTGTAGGCCTCTTCCTCAGCTGAGCCTTTGTGGGGGTGGACAAGCAGTGCTTCCCATGTGTCCTGATGTGTACTCACAGTGGGGTACGGTGCCAGGCAAGGGGAGATCAAACTACTGCCCAGCCTGTCCCCAGGGACCTTGTTCCTAAAGCAAAAAGGCAGATGCATGCCTAGACATCATGAAGACCTTCACCTGGGAGATGGTACTCACACAAAGCCTaccctcccctttctcagagaTCCGAGATTATCAGTGTTTGGGCCACTGGATCAGGAGTCTAGTGGGGCCTGCCCAGAACAGTTTGGTGGGGGAACCAAAAGGGTAATTAGTCCCATGTCTAGAAAtcgggaaggggaagagaagagagcaaggacAACTTTCTCATCCTTGGGTTGGTACTGAGGCCAGGGCAGGAAAAAATGCTCAAGACAGCACCTCCACAGGAGAGATGCTCACCCTGTCTGAAGCAATTCGCTTGCTGAGGCACCAATGGAGTAAATAGTGAAGTGCTGGTACCGACGACTCTGGCTGTGCCTGTACACTAGCCCAGGATGTGCCAcataacatatgcacacacatctgtgccCAGGGCTCCCCTTCCACCTGGGCAGAACACTTAGAGGCCAAAGGGTGACCAGTAGAACCGAGGGCAGGGGCCTATCTCTGATgggacttttcttttaaaaaggaatagaATTCAGAAAGTGTAAAAGGTCTAAGCTCTCTAACCACTGTAAAGTGTAACCCTGCATAACACCAGAAAACTAACAAATCACAGAGGGGAGGTTATTTGTGATCTGTGTAACATGAGATGGGGTGGTGTGGACTCAAGAGGAAACCCAATTCTAACAGAGGTGAATAAACAGTGAGAACCCCGGTGAAGTCAGGATAGTCAGGGCAGTATGCCCAACCTCAAATGAAAGCAGATTGGGGTGTGGGGCTGTCAGCGCTCAACAAGCAAGCACGAAGCTTGGGCTTATCCTTAGCGCttcaaaaacagagaaacaaaatcagCACAGGTGAAGGAAGACACACCATGTTTGTCACTGCCAGCAGAGAGCACCGATGGGTGAGAAGCGTCTCTTATAAAGCTCTACTGGGTAGCCATTTGTAAAGGCCATTCGGCAAGTTATCCTGTATCCATCTAAGAGTGTGGCAGtgttgtgcacatacacatgtccaCAACCCATGTGGGCCCCTCCAGACATGCACAACAATGGAACAGACTACCCCAGATGTGAGAGCAGTCACACCGGTTTCCTATCACTATCACAAAATACTCGAGGCTGGACACTCCTAATCTATATAATGGTTTAACTTAGTTTTAGAAACCCAAGGCCAACTCTTGTGGTAGACGAGAGATCTGGTGAGGGCCTGGTGTCAGATATGAGAATACGTGGGGGCAGAGCAGGCACCACTTGCAAAGAAACAAACCCACTCActcactaccaccaccagcaaAAAAACCCAAGCAGTCAAACAGTAAACTAGAAAATTGGGTGAAGTCAGGCCTGGGCTTTTGTAATCACTCTGGGAAATCAACCGAAGCCCACAGGTGCACCCATCTACCAGTGCTACTACCTGGGGACACACTTCCACTATAAGAAGTGCCCCCTTGGGGCAAGCTCCTGTCAACTGTGAAGCAAACCTGCAGAGTAGCCAATATTGAGTTAAAAGCAGAGAAGTTATCAGTTAGCGGCTCTTTAGCAGAGCTCAGATATTCGACTTCCACCCTTGCCCAGGCCAGCTCAGCCTCCTCCACTAGGGGATTCCGGACCCCTGTGTTCTCAGGAAGGGTCAGGCCCAAAGAAGGGTCGGTCTCGCTACAGAGGCCATGCCTACCCCAGAGGTTCATGCACTGCCAAAATAGGCATCCTGCAAGTTGCTAGGCTCTCAGATTTATTGCTATACCAACATGAGTTCTTCAAATTCAGATGAAGCCCTGAACCCAGTGCAGTGTTGCCTGGGctcaacactgtgtgtgtgtgtgtgtatgtgtgtaggccaGGAAGGCTACATGGAGCCCTCACaataaaaatggtatttttttttttttttttttgagacaggctcttactctgtagcacaggctaaTCCCTTAAAGTAGTGACCCTCTTGTTTTAGCTTCTCTAACGCTAGCATCCTGAGTGAGTCAGCGTATCCAGCCATGAACTTTGTTGTCACAGGATCTCTCTCTACCTCCGGGAGGTGTTTGTCTATAGCCAGAAAGAAACCTCAACAGAACAGGCCAAACCTGCACCCTCATCTCAGCCTTCTCCCCTTACAGCGATTTATTAGCAGTTTGCTGTCACAGCTTGGCTGGTGGCCACAGACAATGGTCAACTGTTACAGCTGACTCACAAGTACTGcaaatggagggggggggggtgggaacTCAGGAACCATTGTaagggaaggacaggagaaaagCCTGCTCTTCAGTCTTACACTGAAAAACACAAGAGGCAGTGTACTAACAACTGTCCCTAGATAGTTGGTCACTTTAGTTCTGTTACCACCCACGGGGTAACTGAAATTGTTCAGGAATACTAGCTATTGGCAACTAGACACCACCTCAAGTAGCATCAGAGGCCTCGTGGGTGCTGCATGGCTGCAAGGACATTTGGAAAGaattcagaattgttttaaatatttcttctaaaaGCATCAAGACCTTGGGATTTCTTCTTGTGGGTGAAGCTCAGGCAGTTTCAGCTGgctgtctctttaaaaaatggAACAGTCTTATTTACTTTCAAGGATCACTGTGTCTGGGGGCTCAACTGTATAGGTGTCACGAGCAAGTGATGtttcaataaaacataaaatgtggaGCATACTCTAGACGGCATGCCAGAGTCAGAGAAGACAAACAGGTCCACAGGGCAGACCGACATTGGTAACACTAACCATATATCTTTATTCACAAAACCACACCAGGCACTTTCCACGATACCAGCTGCCCTGAAGCATGAAGGGCAGACAGGTCAAGCAGGCAGCCACAGCAATGCAAGGTGACTAGGACAGAGACCCCTTCTAAAAACAGAACTAGAGGCAAAGGGCAAGAcaaaatttttaaactttaaaatcttCGTATCAAAAACTCACTTTTTCATCCTGACTGCCCAGTGTAAACCCCGAGGTACCTGTGTGATGCCCACTGTGGGGACATaacaaaaggagaaacaaaagtcTCTGCCGAGGTCTTCTCCCTCAAAGCTGCTGCTGACTACACACAAGCATCATGTCCAACACATGAACACCCAATCAGCACTTAGGAcactcagggccagcctgatgCTCCTGAGGTATCATGAGACTTGGCCTGGTGAGCACAAGCTACCGGGTATGACAACTTGCGCCTCTTTGTTGGCCGCCAAGGCTCTCTCACAAGTGTACTAGCAGTCTGTGCAGACCTGTGAACCCCAACTGCAGCTGAATCCTGTAGGACTCTTATGTGACAGCCAGGAGAGATTgacagtttctgggagctctgttGTGGGGAGTTTGGATTTAGTCTTTTCAAGTGCTCTGCTTGATGGGGAAGAGCTGCAGCGGCTTTCATTGGCGATGCTCTGCCACACGAAGTCACCTTCGCCCGCTGCGGTGACAGACAATACTTGTGATAAAGTCTGTTGAATTCTTTTTTAAGCTCATCATAGTTATCCTTCCTACAGCGTGGAGAGCCTATGCACAGTGCTGAAATAGCTGTACTGGGCCACACTGCCTTACCAGGAGGTTCAGAATTGTGCTCTTGAAGGCCAGAGCTCTGCTGAGAATGACCGGGGCTCCGTGACAGGCTGCCCTCTGGAGAGGGACAGCTCCTTAGAAGACAGCTCTTTGTTTTGACAGACTTTCCATTTCCCCTCAGGTCTTCCAAAGCTTCACCtggcctttctgtcttttctctgctgAAAGGTGAACTGGGCCTGCGGGTTTCTACACCCTGATGGCTGCCTGGGCTCTTAGAGCCACTTCTGTACACATCAACAGCCCGAGACTCTGTGGGGCCAGTCAGGCGAGGCTGTTTCCCAGAAGACAGGCAATATTCCTGATGAAGTTTGTCAAATTTGATTTTAATCTCTCTATACCGCTTCTCTACTTGACTTGGAAACACCCTTGGTCTGGGAACCATTTTGACGGGTGAAATTAGCCACTGTAATGACATCACCCTATTTTCTCGCTCATGGTTTAAGTCCAAGTCCTTCTGGGGCATCATCTGGAGCTCCTTCCAAGCTGGACTGAATTCATGGACTTGGCGTTTGCTTCCTTCAAGAGAAACACTTTTCAGTTCTAAGCCTGTCTTGCGGGGAGCAACGTGCAGTAAGTTCTCGTAGTCTCTTAATATTCTGGCTTCTTTCCCGGGCTCTGAGCAGGGCTCGGGCACCTTCCTGGCACACCTCTGGGAGGGCTTGCTCCGGGGGCAGTGTGTCCTGTTCTTGTGCAGCCCCTGCTTATGTGAGGGCCTCCTCCGGAGCTTCCAGCTCTGGTTGATGTGGGTCTTGGTGGAGATGATGCAGGACGGCTTTGAACGCAGCAGCCTACTCATGGAATGCATCATGCCTTCATACAAATCGCTGATTGTCACATTGCGAAGGTCATCAACCTCAAGGGACTGGCTGCTTCCACTGTTGCTGCTAGTCCCAAGTAAGGAGAGGCCATCACTTCTAGCCACAATGGCCATGTCAGCTGGGCAAGGGTATGAGGGACCCTGGCCTCTGGAGGACAAAGCAGATACTTCAGGTCCACCAGAGCTCTTTGGGGAGATAGCATCCTGGCATCCTAGGAGAGAAATAGACAAAGTCAAAAGAAACCACCACTCAATCCACCCATACTTACCCACCAGGCAGGGAGCTCAAGAGGGCATCACAAACCATgacagtttaaataaataaataaaaccccagAAGGGCTAAGGAGCAGACTTTATTTCAGCAGTAAAAACTGGACTTCTAATCTTCCACTCCAGCTTTGCAAAAGGAGTCTTCTCTCCTTACACTGTTTCGAGATGGCTGTCCGCTTAAAAGCCAATACAATACACACAGAGATGAAAacctcaaaaaaattaattaaaaagaaaaattctactatctcaaacattttaataagaaaagcCAACAAAGGGGACAGAAGATATGTCTCagggcttaagagcacttgctgctcttccagagcatccGAGTTCGGTTCACAGAACCATACCAGGCAACAGACAAATGCCtttaactgcagctccaggggcaTCTGGCCTCTGTAGTCTGTGGAACCTgaatacacatacagacacagacacagacacacacacacacacacacctcacactcaTACATggcaaaaaaaacaaactgtaaaTAACCCCAAACTCCTGACCTCTAGAGGGATGGCCAGGAAGGCAGTACCCACGCAGCTATGACTTCTGCATTACATGAGTACTTCATAgatctcaaaaagcaaaatccAACCTACAGAAACAGGAACAACCCCAAATGGAGCACTTGAGACAGGCTACCCCAGTGATGACCACTAAAGCAGCTGCTCAACGCAGTGGGTGCTGCCCAAGCAGGTCTAATACAAAAGTGGCTACATAGGACATCATGGGTCAGTTGGCAAAATTGAATCATGCCAATGAGAGATTTTTGGCACATTCTAAACTTGTCATAATCACTGAGAAGCACCCAGTCCTTGGGAAGTACATGTGAAACATTTAGGGGCATGTACTTGGCTCTATATATGACCCAAATCAACACCgcctgtgcacatacatgtgtgccagGGGGAGTCAGTGAGAAAGCAAGGAAGAATGCTACCTGTGATGCACAAGGCAGACAGATGACTGCTGCTGCTAGATGTTCAAAACGTTCAAACTTTGTGAGGGCAAAGACCTATCCAGCAAGTGGTATCAGGACTCCAGAGAGAAAACTAGCTCATCCAGGAAACCTGCAGGATAGTCTGGGCTACAGTTTCTAGAGCACACACTTGTCGCTGACAGTTTGTCGCCGAGACACACACCCATGTGAAACACCCTCCATAGGTGGTGCCAAGGACCTCAAGTCtccaaagaggaaaaacaaattaCTCCCTCATACTCACCAGAGGCTGGTGTGACAGATGAGGTCACGGAAGGAACCCAAGTCATGACTGTGTCTTTTCCacctctcttctctgtgttctgAAATCAGAGCCAGTGATCAGAAAGTTTTAGATGTTAAGACCTTGCATTTACGGATCTGGGCTCTCTAAAAACATACTGTCCTTGGATAATGTCAGTTATTTCCACTTCAAAACAAGTGTGTACCATAACGTGACGGTGGCTAGTTAGTCTTCAAGCCACGGAAGGAACCGGTGGCCCAAAGCATCTGAGCACTCTGCCCATAAACACAGAGAGACTTTTGTGACAGCTACTCCTGACCTGGCCATCGGTGGCTCTCATCTACCACTTGGATTACTCAGAATGGCCAAAGGCCATAGAAATCGTGGGCAGAGGCCAGACAAACTTGGGCCTAATTCCAACCTTTTCCTTTGATCACATAACAGCCAAAAGTATACTACTTGCTACTCTAGGTAAAGGAAAATATACTCCGAGGACAATGAAGGGATCTCCAaacacaggcttctgctggccgcCAGCATAGGAAGAATAACGACTTCATGGGAACTTGCAGCCACCACGATGGGACAAGCACTTGTTATCTGACACTTCTCAGACATGCGGCATGAGGATATTAGGATGTGCTTTGTTTTATGAAAGATGCTGACAGAACCTGGGCAACTAGCGGTGACATCTTCAAGGGGACCTCCAACTCCAGCTGTACTAATTAGCATtagatgtcaacttgacaaagccCAAGAGTCACCTGAAGAGTCTCAGTTGAGTAACAGTCTTTATCAGGTGCTTTGTCGGCATGTCTGTGAAGGGCTGTCTAGATTACTAACTGACCAAGAatggcccagcctactgtgggcggCACCcatggcaggtggtcctgggctttagaaggaagaagctgagaaagcgCTGCAATATAGCAGAGCGAGCCTGTGCTGGGAGAGAGGCTACCCCTACAGCCTTCTTTGTGCCTACCTTTCACTCACCTCACACCAGGAGCAGCAGGCAGGGGATCAAAGAGGAGGTGGGGGCTGCTAATTCCTCAACTGTGCAGCTAAGAACTGTTGCTGCTCTCGGGGTCCATGGCCCCCACTGGATCTGAGCTACCCCAGGACAGTGGACAAGTCACCTCCAGCGTGACTCTCATCTCCGGAGTTCCCCTGATGCTGTCTAGGCCTCTGGGGTGTTCACTGAAGAAGAGCAAAGGTCTGACAGCATATGGAAATCGGGAGATAGTCACCCTTCTCAGGTTCTGACAACGGCACACCGAATCCTGACGACTGCACCCCAATCTGTTGTTAATGTCTAGTCaagtcagcacacacacacacacacacacacacacacacacacacacacacacagagattacCTTAAAATACTCTTCATCTTGAAGCAATATATCCACCTGGGTCAAGTACTTCCTTCTTAAATCAGTTTCCAAGGTGTTTCCGGGCACTGCAGGCTGATAAGAAAGAGAAGTCAGAATATTCCGTTGGAATGTAGGTACCCCAGCCTTGTGAATACTGGAGCAATCTGAAATCTCATAAATGTGTGAATACTTAAAGTCACTTCTCCACATTTGCTGTGGTATGGCCTCTCTGAACTTCCACAGACCCAGCATCTGATAGAGCATTTACCCAGGATTCAGAGACCACATAGCCTGGAGATGTCTGTGACAGCTGAGGCTGGAGACTATTTGAATACCTTGGCTGAGGAGACAGGAATGAGTGTTCATGCTCAGGGGCTCTAGGAACTCTggctctcccactctctcctgATATTGGGAGGGTTCTAACCTCCAACATCACAGGGCTGGGAAAGTGCTCTAATGAGTGAGCTCTGTGAGAACCAACCAGCCAGGGAGGTGAGAATCAAATGGCACAAGAAGG contains:
- the Hjurp gene encoding Holliday junction recognition protein; this encodes MESMGRQDRRLHQQLNESSSRFQTLMKRLIAKYNQPFEDDPLVEMTTLTYQTPQGLRIWGGKLMKKEDKEYTQVIDRLNGQAPEGDSESSGADTSLEENWPSCSSAMGEASGDPGQHQPAVPGNTLETDLRRKYLTQVDILLQDEEYFKNTEKRGGKDTVMTWVPSVTSSVTPASGCQDAISPKSSGGPEVSALSSRGQGPSYPCPADMAIVARSDGLSLLGTSSNSGSSQSLEVDDLRNVTISDLYEGMMHSMSRLLRSKPSCIISTKTHINQSWKLRRRPSHKQGLHKNRTHCPRSKPSQRCARKVPEPCSEPGKEARILRDYENLLHVAPRKTGLELKSVSLEGSKRQVHEFSPAWKELQMMPQKDLDLNHERENRVMSLQWLISPVKMVPRPRVFPSQVEKRYREIKIKFDKLHQEYCLSSGKQPRLTGPTESRAVDVYRSGSKSPGSHQGVETRRPSSPFSREKTERPGEALEDLRGNGKSVKTKSCLLRSCPSPEGSLSRSPGHSQQSSGLQEHNSEPPGKAVWPSTAISALCIGSPRCRKDNYDELKKEFNRLYHKYCLSPQRAKVTSCGRASPMKAAAALPHQAEHLKRLNPNSPQQSSQKLSISPGCHIRVLQDSAAVGVHRSAQTASTLVREPWRPTKRRKLSYPVACAHQAKSHDTSGASGWP